CGAATCAAAGAAGCCACGGCCAGAAGCAAGAACTGGTTGCCAGGCACACATGACTATTAAAACTACAGCTAGTGGAAAATATGTAGTGACTGAGTATGTGGCTGATCATAATCATGATCTTGAAGCTTCCTTGGTAGACATTCAGATTTTGAGGTCATAGAAGTTATTAGCAAAGGTACAACAGCCTCCTGATCCACCGAAAGTTGTTTTGATACCGAATGACTACAAAAATTACACAAGGACAAAACATACAAAAGATATGCAATTAGGTGATGCCCAGGCCATTTGTGAATATTTACAAAGGATGAAAGGCGAGAATCCTTCTTTCTTTTATGCCATTCAAATAGATGAAGATGACCAATTCACAAATGTGTTCTGGGCAGATGCTAAATCAATGATGGATTATAACTATTTTGGTGATGTAGTGTGTGTTGACGCAAGGTATTGCACAAGTGATTATGGGAGGCTGCCCCTCTACTGTTGTTTATTGGTGTTAACCATCATAAGCAGCCAATAATATTCGGTACAGCATTCATTTATGATGACTCAGTTGAATCCTTTATATGGTTGTTTGGAACTTTCAAATGTGCTATGAGTGGAAAGCAGCCAAAAGCAGTTTTGACTGATCAGTGTGATGCAGTTTCTTCTGTTTGGCCTGGGACTACCCACCGCTTCTCACTGTTGCATCTATATCTGAATGCTACCAAGATAATAAGGGATACCTTCCAAGACCCACAAACTTTTGCACGTGATTTTAGTAGGTGGTTGTACGACTATGAGGAGGATGACTTCTTGTCAAGCTGGGAAATCCTTTCCGAGAAGTACAATCTTAAGGATAATGAGTGGCTAAGTAAATTGTACGAGGAAAGAGAAAGATGGGCTTTACCATATGGGCGTGATGCATTCTGTGCCGATATTGCAGCCACACTCCGAAGTGATAATACACATATACTATCCTGATAGATCTTCTTAAACCAGAAATAGATCTTCCAAGCTTCTTCAACAACTATGACAAATTTTTGGACGAGAAACGTCTAGCTGAACAAGCTGACTACCTTGGGCCTCAAATGACACAAAGTGTAGCACCACTGTGGCTGTTTTGGCAAGCCGCTAATTCATATACTCCAGCACTTTTTGAGATGTTCAGGTTGGAATTTGGACAGATCTCTAACTGCATGGTCTATAGCTGTGGCGAGATTGGACCAATACCCGAGTACCAGGTAAGTGTCGAAGACAGGCCTCCGGGTCAGTTTGTTAGATTTGACTCGTCAGAGTATATGGTTCTTTGTAGCTGTAAGAAGTTTGAATTCACGGGTCTTCCGTGTTGCCATGTATTGAAAATTCTTGAACTCAGAAACATTAAAGAACTTCCACCATATTATATCCTGAAAAGATGGAGAAAAGATGCTCAGAGTGAATCTACAGGGGAGAACTACGGTTTTGTGGCCATAGATGAAGATCCCGAGTTTTCATTGCCAAAACGGTACAACATGTTGTGCCgaaatttatataaaattgcAGCTAAAGCTTCAGGAAGCTTCGAAGCTTATGCATTTCTGGAGAGTCGATATGAACAGCTTCTGGAACAAGTGGAGGTACTTCTGCAAGCAAAGTTGCATGATAAATCTTCTTTAAGCACTATCCTGAAAGGCCATCAGCAAAATTTGCTTCAGAATGAGGTCAGCAACAGCGAACCTCGCAGAGCAACtggtaagaaaaataaaaatgtagCGATGCGTCGCCAGCAACAAATTCCTCTTGATTCAAATAAGGAGAAAAAGGGTAGACAAGGTTTGTTCATCGCCTATACTGTCCAGTACTTGATTTTATAGGATCAATGCATGATCTGATTTTTCTGTTGCAAGTCTACTTAGGGTTGTTCCTCCCACAGTATCAAATGATATTCCAAATCATTTAAGAAGTCCAACCAATCAATTTCTTGCACCAAGCCGTATAATGCAGGTAAAATTTGTATCATTTCTTCCTTTTCTATGTATTGATGAACAAAGATGAAGGTCCACGGTTGCTTTAGTTTGCAGTTACTGTACATACTGAAGAACTGATATATTGTACTTTGCAAATATAGGCACCGCATGTTGCACAGCAGTTTGGTCTTGGTTCTCTCCAGGGATTTCCAGGCATGTCACCAACACCTGCTCCTCTTCAGCAACGTCATTTACAACAACCACCCTTTCATAGTGGTCCTCAAATCCCCCAGGTAATTGCTGTTAAATGCTACTTCATATACAGCTTATGTCCATGCTTCTGCTCCAAGGGATTTTAGTTAACAGATTTACTAAGCAATTGCTAGACTATATGACTAAGTGGTCATATAGTCGATGTCcacacatttccctttggaatgAGATATATCCACAGGGAGATTTTCATTTAGATGTTGCCCAAGTCACTGCGACTTATTAAATACCTATACCTATTCTGACTAGTAGATGATGTACCATGGATTCCGACAAGTGGATCATGTAAAATTGCTTACGAATGCAAATTGACAGTGCCGGTGGTTATCTTTTTGCTGTAGGCTCCACCTCCGGACATACAGTCATTGCAGTTCCTTAGCAGCAATCCTCAACTGGGCCACCAGACCACGGATCAAGGCCAGTACACCATTCCAGTCTGGGATTTCCTGTGATGTATAGTATGTGCTGTATGCCAAAGTAGCAATAGGGCTGTAAATTatgtaataaaaataatgtagagaCGTTTCTGCCCTGCTCAACATGGTTATGTCAATGTAGTTGTTGAGCATGAGAAATTTGAACGGGATTTTCTGGGCTGGGCGCAAGGTTAATGCACACATCGAAGCCAATATAATGGGGACTTCTAGGTGTATGACATGATCCAGCTCATATGACGCTGATGACGTGTGGGACCAACCTGTGGAGCAACTACTACAACAAAACATCCATACCTAGAGAGTTTCCACATTGTGCGCAGAAAAGAAAAGGCCAGACCAAAATAAGGTAGAAACATCTAAAATATTCTGCCGAAAAAAGAGCATGCTTTGCTGTGTTATCCTTTAGGTACAACATTTTAGTGACTAAGAGGTGAATAAAATGCAATCTATTGTGGGTGTTACAGGATAATAATTTGCCCGCATTTTATATCTCAAAACAGCGGGCTTCTGCTTGCGCACAATGGGTAACTCTCTAGTATGAATTGCCATTGTTTAGGCGCTCAGTATGGCTTCAGATTTTTTATGAAGGTATTGGTGCCAGATCTCGCCATAGCCTGCTTGCTCATGCTGACGTCCATCTTCAGAACAAACATTCTTCGGTCCATCATAGTTAAGAATGTCCGCGTTAGCATTCGCACGCTTCCAATTCAAAGGCAGCTTCAGATACTTGTCATAGAAGGCCAGAGCTATCGCTAACCTAACCCGGTCCCTGGAAATGGGTTTTTAGCATAAGGGAATTTGTGAATACATTGTGGGTGTACATAAAATGATCACATAAAGTGTGGCGGTGATGGATATTAGCATATTGCACAAATAAAATGGAATATCATGCGTTTCACTTACCTAGGGTTGACTATATTAACAGCATTAGCCCACCAGATGATGGAAGTGACCAGGTTCTTCTCCAGCTTACGAGGCTCCACCAAGAGCACATCCAAGTCAAGTAAGCATGTATCCTTGTCGTAAGGTTCTTGAGACATCCAAGTTTTTGTAGCTGTTCTTTGTATGGCATTCAGAACGTCCATACTGACATAATCACCAAAGCGCTTGCTGCAGTCTTCAACAGCAGCGATGGCATAAATGCCTAAATCAAGGCGACCAAGGTCTTCGATTTTGCCCTGTGGATGAAATTGGTCGCGTAAGGTAATGCAAAGATGTTGACAAAATGCTTACTTTTGTTACACATTGAACATAACATCCTGAGTTGCCACACACATACGTGCGCACACAATGTCAGAGTTCTGATTTCGCATGCATGAACTGGATATGGATACCTCAATACTCTAAAACTTCTGTAAAGATATGCCTGATTCAACTAGGACTTTTATTGCAAACCAGATTTTCAATTGCTTTGCTTTGTTTCAAAACGAAatgagatagatagatagagacTTTTAATTGTGCATCTGGGGAGTCCCGTCTAAATTATcaggaattactgttcacgGCTACAGCCCGAATGATTGAGAACATAAAGAATCACAGCATAGTGCAGACAAACAAACTAAGGATAAGTTCTTTGCACAAATGGTAGTTTGTTAGAACGACCATGGTGGAGCCCATAAGATTAGTTCACACAATGTTGTGCCCACCCAATTAGTATAATACTTTGCGAGAAAATGTTTCCATATTATTTCTTTACCAGTTCAATTATaattatatatgtgtgtatgtgcGCGCGCGTTATTGTAGTATTCTACACCCTGGCCCAAAACAGCCCAGCCCAACCCCATCCCACACACGCGCCCCACAACGACCCGCCACGCGTCTTGCCCCGACCGCCTGCGACACGTGGCTGCCCAATCGTGCGGGCCAGCCTGCGCCACGTGGTTGTGCGCCAGCCGAGCCCACGCGAGCCACGTGACCGCCCAGTTAGCTTGCCCCCGCGCACGTGCGCCCACCATGTGTCGCTCATCCTGTGCCACCCGCTTAGTAGTTGTCCGGTAGCTGTCATTCAATAATTCTTCAGTAGTTGTCTACTAACTGTCGTCCAATAATTCTTGAGTAATTTTACTATAGGTTGGATGTTTTTAAGTACAAATTTACTATGACTCTGATGCtttagtagttgtcagtagtgtgaGAATTTACTATGGTTTGGATTCTTCAGTAATTTTGCTATAGGTTGGATGCTTTCAAGTAGAGGGTGAAAATTTACTATAGATTGGAAATTAAATTTACTATGGTTCGGATGTTTCAATAATTATCAGTAATTTTATTTAGTAGTTATGTCAGTAACTATCcagtagtttcaagtcatagaAAAATGTTCAGTAGCGTGAGTAGTCGTCAGTAGTGGATGCCCAGTACCTTTATGATGGAGTCTGCAGAGGCATAAACATATCTCTTTTTGGAGAATTGAGTTGTTGCGATAACAAGGGGTGACAATTCCTTAAGGAATGACCAAACAAAGTTTCCTTCTGGAGTGGCAACATTTAGCTTATCCTTGATTTGCTTCTGACTGCAGAGGACACACGTATGATAATGGACACAATGGCAAGAATACGAGGGGCATGCTAGTTTTTGTTCTCACCTAGTAATAGTGAGATTTGAATCAGGTAGTACTACTTTTAGCTTGTGGTAGGGCAATTTATCATTGCCTCCTTCGGGTATCAAGAAATGGAAAGATATATTCAGTGGATCACTGCCAAACAAAGGAAAAAGATTACGTTGGTGATACAT
The nucleotide sequence above comes from Phragmites australis chromosome 4, lpPhrAust1.1, whole genome shotgun sequence. Encoded proteins:
- the LOC133915323 gene encoding uncharacterized protein LOC133915323 — its product is MDPEREPLAGGGLQRRPVAAARGGGAQEPPPRGQQHAIHADIDPQPRPWPGMQKLAIAAIVVLGCLQFLPATHFRDPADPRRNWIPFDGPRNPTDSLNEVGSVDVFSWINCLDLRTLAVLTNSTLSSSSDPLNISFHFLIPEGGNDKLPYHKLKVVLPDSNLTITSQKQIKDKLNVATPEGNFVWSFLKELSPLVIATTQFSKKRYVYASADSIIKGKIEDLGRLDLGIYAIAAVEDCSKRFGDYVSMDVLNAIQRTATKTWMSQEPYDKDTCLLDLDVLLVEPRKLEKNLVTSIIWWANAVNIVNPRDRVRLAIALAFYDKYLKLPLNWKRANANADILNYDGPKNVCSEDGRQHEQAGYGEIWHQYLHKKSEAILSA